AGCAGTGGTGAAGGAAACTCTTCGCTTGCACCCACAAGCTCCATTACTATTACCCCGCAAGTGTGATGAAGCGGTAAACATAGCTGGCTTTCACGTGCCAAAAGATGCTCAAGTATGGGTCAATGTCTGGGCCATAGGGCGAGATCCTACCATTTGGAAAAATCCAAATATGTTCGAGCCTGAAAGATTTTTGGAGTGTGAGATTAATTTCAAGGGTAATAATTTTGAGCTAATACCATTTGGGGCAGGTAAAAGGATATGTCCTGGATTGCCATTAGCTCAGAGGTCAGTGCAATTCATAGTGGCCTCCCTTCTGCACAACTTTGAATGGAAGCTAGCTGATGGACTAACACCAGAAGGCATGAATATGATGGAGCAGTTCGGGTTAACCTTAACGAAGGTTGAACCTCTTCGTGTGCAAGCTATTCCAGTGAAGCTCGGTTAATTATATATCAGAGCAATGGTCCTGAGTTTATGTTGATTTATATACTTCTATGGGTCGTGTAACTGACATGTGTAATTTGACATTGAATATGTGAAACACTTGCATGTGTCATttctaataaataataaagaaTGAGTTATTTTCATCTACTTATATTGCTGATACATATTTCTCCACAATGATTGGCGATGTGCCAATAGTAATCAAAATTGAACGATATTACTTCAAATTTTCCTTTTAGTTTCATTCAGATTTCAGGGTGTGTATGCCAGATTCTTACTAGAAAAAATACTTGATAGATTCAAGAAGCTCAATATGATCCCTAACTTGGAATTTTGTTTGCCATCAAATAAAAGGTATTGATcataaaaaatgatatatacGAAGTTCAATCAACAAGTAGGGTCCATAAATAATCAAATTCAAAACTTCTACCTTTCATGATTTCACAACTTCTTTCTTGGATTTCCCTAACTAGATATGTGATACCCACAATTGACATTCAGAAAGAAAGATCACCATGAATCCATTAGGCTAATCACACAAGTTTATGTTTTTCAAtcaagccaaatatcaaacATTCAACACACAATGCATTGGAACCTAATTACAACAAGAGTTTCACCCATGTTCAACCACTAAATCACAATGAATCAAACTTGCTACCTCCCTAAACAAATTACCAAGACGACATGGTCAATTAAGAATCACTAAGGGCTTGCTAGGGTTATAATGTGGGTCAGGTTCCAAAGAAGACTGTTTGTTCTGGATATTCAAAGTACTTGCATATTAAGAGAGAAATCACAAAGAGATTTACTCAATATATCCCTGATTTCATACTCACTTCACTCTCCTTTCACCAAACCCTTTTTGTCCCCCCTTTTTACATTTCAAACACATAACCTTTATTTTCTCATATCACCATTTTCTGATTCCCTTTTTTTCACTTTACTCTTTTTGTTCTCTTTTTTTTATCACACATATTTaacaatatataatatatacaaGGAAATTTAAAGTTGCATTTCATTGCTTATCTTGTTTGAAATGCACAACACTTGGAGATGTAGTGGAAAGCACTGATACGATTATCAATTTTGTCATTAGTTTTCAATAAGTAAACACTTTATGTCAAGAAGGAAAAATAGTTGTCACCGgatgatagcttaagtggtaagagcttcATATGGATTGGGTGAAGGAGATCAAGGGATCAATTCTtagggtgcaatttattttttcaatgtaccaaaaggaaaaggaaaagtagCTGATATATTCATCCTCTGTTTCGGGCGGCAGGGCCTCATTTAAACAATCCCAGACCAGGTTCCTTACATCTTTCACCTATTTCATTCGGTCTCATGCCTTGGATCTACTGGAAAGAAAAGTCGAATTTGTTCCCTCGTTTCGATCGTCATCATCTTCCATcattctcctctcctctcctttctATCAAAGAGAAAGGGAGTGGTGGTCAGGTACAGGGTGCTAAAGACCGCAGCAGAATAAAAGGAAATTTTTCAAATGCTATTCATTCAAATGTTGGTTTGCCGGCTTTGGAGTTGAGTGTGATTTTTGGAAAAGGGAAGTCATTAAGGATAACTCTTAATGGTTGCATTAATGTAGCATTTGGTAAACAAGTGAGAAGAGAACATAACAGGACATACAGGTTTGTTTCTGTGTTTGTCAAAACAGAACcctctcttaaaacttttacAATGTATACAATGTAAAAAATGCTCTTAATGTATATTTGAAATCTTTAGTATCTAAATAGTTTAAAATCACTCCTTAAACTCAAAAACACTTATAATATTTATAGAGAAACATTAAGTAAATTTCTActtttcaaaaaatcacttaCAATAAATCaactatttttttcaaaaataaaaatattttttaagcaATGACAAACGAGACAATTGTTGTTCACTTTAAAAACATTAgaaataattgtttatttcAAAAGCTACTACCAAAATTGCGTTTCTTTCAACTTATGATTTTAATTAGTTATACAAACACAAATCGAGCTCATGCgtttctcaaaatctcaaaaaaataatctctttttttaaagatctaaaaatcattatttttaatttgaaacaaaTACACTCTAAATAGCTTAAAGAAATAATCAGATATTTGCTTTTATTTTCAAAGCATACACAAACAGAATATGTAAGTgagtttttttcttaaaaaataagtGATTAATAACAAAATAAGCAATGACAAACTAGATCTATATTTCATATTCAGTTGAGTTCAATTTGTTATACTTAATGAAGTATTAAACATGAAGGGTTATATATGCAATTAGAATTATGATTTTGTTCTAATGACTTgtagttaccaaacacaacacacaaaatatCATTGTCATGCTCCATCTTGTTCTGTCTCGTTCCGTTTTGTTCTGTCACCAAACACAACCATAGTGTGAAGTGAGTTTTCGAATCACAATCGGAGACGATGCTTGAGGGTACTCTATGAACTCGTAAAATCTCTACTATGTAGATTTCCGCAAGCTTCTCCATACTAAACATAGTCCTTACTTATAGAAAGTAAGTAGATTGGTCAATCGATCGATGTTCAGTTCAACTCAAACCGTGCTCCTTCTAAGTCCCGAGGTAAACCATGTATACGCTATCTCATTTCCATTCTGACACACATAAACTCTGAAGCATCCttgtaaaaaattatttctgtCACTCTAACAGAACCACATTTTCCTATTGAAACAAGTGCAAAATAGATCTACATGACCACACATGCTAGCGTTATTTTTACAATCCCAAGGGAATCCCAATCCCTTTATCAATATACTTTTGTTTGGATACGGGCTTATTGAAGTCTATCTACTAAAAAGTGCACTAAATAAATTCTGATAgatgtttttttatttgcatTCAAATAGGCAGATAGTCAATCATGTAAACATTGAGTTGTGACTGCATTTTCTTCTAGATGTGTTCCCCCCGTAACTGAAccattttcatatttatttacTTGAATTTGTAAAAGTTAATTAATTATACCATGTCATTTTGATTGGTGTTTCAAAGGACTaagaattggaaaaataattaggcttaaagggtcaaatgacccctgaaattacaaagggaatcagttccaggacctaaaaattttttacatcaaattggatccctagaattttttttttaattcaattaaggacaaagtgtgtcaGACGGTAATGTGGCTTGATttttagcctactcagcttttccacgtgacattttaattatttttaattgaataattccAAAACTTAATCTTTTAATTTaaagtcataaattaaaaataaaaacttaatgcAAAACCTAAACTAATCCCAAATAATCCCCTTCAACAAAAGCACAAGAAAACCCCTCCTCCACTATCGAAGCTTCATCACAGCCAAGCTCCAATTCCATCTTTCCTTTGCAGCAACCAACAGTAGAGAGACAGTAATCAATTGCCCTTGTAGCCATGAATCCAGGATCTCATTTTTTTCCTGCAACACCTGAATCATTCatctgttcttcttcttgttcaaCACTCACCCCCCTTAGCGATTGAAACAGAGGCAAGGGTTTGTTCATAGATCCAAAGTTTACAGTTTAAAATCAGTGCTTTTTGAGGTTAAAAATCGAAACTTTGCATGCAAAGGTGGGTTCTGGAGTTTGCGGTGGAAGGTGCAAGGCATGGTGGTGGTCCACCGTCTCTCGATCTTGCTTCGCTGTCTCTCGACTCCTCGCACTGTGCCGCTCCATCTCCCCCTCTGTCTCGATCTCGATGGAGGTTGGGGTGTGAGGGTTCTATCTGGGGTTCTCTGTCTCTCTCAATCTCTTTCCCTGGatccctccttctccttcccTTGTCTGTTTTTCTGGGCTCTGTAGAAAGGATGAAGGTTCTGGGTTGTGGTGATGGAGGCAGTTGTTGCTGTCGGTGCTCATCAAGGTTGTAAGGTTGTTGGGTTTGGGGTAAAGATTGGAGATGCAAGGGAGAGGGAAAGGTTGGAGTGATTAAGGTTTTGACTGTGAGGGAAATGGAAGATTGGAAAGGTTGGGTCGAGTTGAGTTTGTTGGTGGGGTGGGAGTTGGGTTAGGTTTTGTTTTAGATTAGGTTTgatattattagattaggtttttctTTAGATTAGGAATTTTATTTAAAgaatttaatggatatgcactagttttacactgacatccaattgaattccgccaaagaagcaaatatatttttattttaattaaaattaaaaatgaatgtaaCTCTCTTTCTCCTACGTGGCAACCATTGATTGAATATcagtgtaaaattattttacactgacggtgcatatccattaaactcttatttaaattagaattttattaagttttttttttctgcttaaataattgagttggaattaaaaaataaatttttctaattaaaataaaaataaaaataacctCCCGGAATTGCTGACTATGACAAAATTAAAGGCTGGCAGCATTTggtcttaattgaattaaaaaaatttctagggacccaatttgatgtaaaaaaatttaggtcctggaactgattcTCTTTATAATTTCAGGGGCCATTTTGACCCTTTAAGCCAAATAATTATTAACACCACAAATCCCCTCACACCCAAAGATATGGAAATAGAAAAACTAGAAATAAGAGAGATGATGGTGATATGTTCCGCAAAAAGAAGAGGGACATAAGGACATAAAGTGAGTGAAAATGTAATGAAAAAAAACTGAATGAATCAAAAGCATTAAGAATTCATGCACGAAGTTCTGCTCCATTTCAACTAGTTTTGATATATCACAAGTTTTAAGGTGGACTGCATGAGTTCACACTTTCTATTTTCTAAGTTAGAGCAAAGCTGAAAGCTAACCAAGGAAAACATAGATTAAAGAACATAAATCATTTAAACAGTAACCTCATTCCAAGAAAATATTATCCTTTAAATTTTAACAAAAGTTAGCTATCCTATCAGTTATTGGCTTTTCATGGATCATAATATAACTAATGACAAATTGCCTCTGGCTCTGAATGAAGAAAAAACTCATCTCGtatgaagaaaaatgaaagaaccAGGATGTTGTCTTCTTTATTCAGGCAATGCATTATCTGCAGCTTGAAAAGACTCTAAGCAGAGTATGTTTGACAACATGCAGCAAATGGTTCAAGGGTTCAAGGGTCCGATGTAGGCGCAAGAGGTGGAAGGTGACTTCCTGGCCTTGATGACCATCTGTTGCGACTCCGGTATGCCTCAATAGCCTGGAGTCTCAGTCTCTCCTGATAAGCATCTTGAGTATTCTTGAATGCCTTCATTAGACAAGAAAGACCATTTCCTCACATTAAATATTGCAGGATTCATTGTGGAAAGCTAGGATGTTCAAGTACTTACCCTTGGAATGGCAGCTAACTTTGGTGGGGCTTGTACTACATCTCCAAATTTTATCTTTTCATGTCCAGGAAAGTccaattcatcttcttcattgatctttttgtgcttcttcttttttgatTCCAAATACCTGAAGAATTTTTATCATGCATGGTTGAGATTACAATAAGCTAAAAGATTTCAGAAGTTCAAAAAACATTTATCATGGACCTGCGTATGTActgcattattatttttctgaaaaGATTTCAGAAGTTCAACTTCAAATGCCATACAAGTTACATCAAACATAACAAAAAGTATTCATATCATTATGGATACTGATAtacatttaaattaaatatgggTAAGAAATATGGGTATAATATCTGCTTTTTCTAACTTCGAATACATCATAACATCATAATATAAATGGAAGGAATAGAGCTACTAAAACTTGCATTCtgattctgtaaaggaatcatttTGATAAATACAAATCATATAGTCCCTAATTAGTATCTCCAAACTAAAGGCTGTTTGTTCCAGTCTTGCTGACAAATTCATCTGAACAAAAAAACTATTGAGCCTAGTTTGAACTGTAGATCATTGAGGTATCTACATGGATACAACCACAAATTCTTCAATGCAGGATATTCGAAAcatttttcattctctttttAATGCATTGTTTTCATTTTAAACGAACTGCAATCTACAATTAACTGAcaggaaaaaaatattaaatctgTTAATAGAATTTAGTACATTACATGGAAAACACATTCTCATCTCTCACGACTCAATAAAACGGACGAATTAGATGGTTTAAATTCACTTACTTTTTCTTACGctcctttttttttaactggGATCTCGTTTTATCCATTTCCGCTAGAAACCTGAGATCTTTAacttcttttctctttctttttttctttttcttatcaTTTGCACTACTTGGAATAAGCTGTTCATGACCATTTTCAGAATGTTGAGTTGCCTTCAATTGTCCACTAGTATCCACCTGTTTAACATGAGCAATTCCAACATTAACATTGTCGTTTAAAGAGATCTTCCCACAAATAATCATTCAATAAATACCATTAGAAATAAtccaataatatataaatataaaatcttGAATCTTGAAAACCATCACGGATACTGTTATCTGTTACCATAGGTTGCAATTCCTTATGTTGGTGGgaatttctttcttatttttatcGGACCCATTAAGAAAATAACTATCTCAAGAGCTTAAACTGTTTCGTAAAGATACATTAATAATTTATaagttatattatatttctaacatgctCCCTTAAGCAAGAGCCATTTGGGCTTAGATCATTGACAATGCACATGTCCACCTACCTCATATTGAAATTCAAATATTCAATCATTTATATGAAGCACGGACACCTCTGAGATAAGAAGTGTCCCGTGTCGGTGTCCGACAAATCTCAGACATTGTGtccaaataaaataattttgttttgcgGCTCAGACACTAACTTATATTGACTTTGTCAATGTcgatatatctatctatctatctatctatctatatagaTACTCTATAATAAACATTGCTCTCACTTGATAcgctccctatatatatatatatatatatatatatatatatatatatatatatatatatatatatatatatatatatatatatatatgtgcggCATCCACATGTCCTACTTTTTGGAGGTTAGCCATGTTAAGGTGTCGGTGTCGTGTCGCAGACTAGCGGTGTCATGTCGGTCGGTGCTTCATAGATATTAGGCAAAGGATCAAACTCGAGATCCCTTAGTTATAAAGGCTTTAATATAAAACCATGAATCAACTATTACAAAAGCTCAAGCTATTGGGTGAAGACAAGTGAATGGTTTTGAATTATGTTTCTAACATATACCTTCAGTTGCACTTAGAGTCACAAGGGTTAAACATAATCTCAAAGGATTAACTAATAAAATCAATATACATGTGCTAATCAAAGAAAATGCAAAGCTCAACAAATCCCATGAGAAAAAATATCATGCCATGCTCACCCAACTCAAGCACCATCAAATTATTCATCATCACAGCAAAGGAACCAATGAATGCATCATCCACTCACACTACCATAGTTATAAGACCCTACTATGCAATTCAAAGACAATAAACAACATCTTCACTAAACAAAAACATAACACATTCTTACAAACCTATAAGAACAACTCAACCAACTCATGTCTCCTATGTCATTCATTCATAAAACTTCACAGAGAAGCAATTTTTAACTAAAAAACAGCATAGctagaaatttcaaaaccaaATACATAAATAAAACACGTTATAAAGGTTACATTTTGGGCATGCCCATCATCTTTTTTCTTGAGTTCTGAGGCGGCAGTAGCACCTGAAAAATTGGGAATTCATTGAAAACCAGAAAAATAGAGAGTGAAGAAGAGAAAGGTGAAAGGGTAAGGAGGAGAAAAGGGACCGTTTTGGTGCCGAGTGATAGAGATGAGTTGGCGGAGTTTTGACGGCAAGGCATCGAGTTGGGAAAGAACAGGTGGTGGAGGGAGGCCGCTGTAGCCACCGTGCGCCGCCTTGTAGTTCTTCTCTCTCCGTCTCTGTCCCTTACCtcccattctctctctctctcacacccAAACCCTAATCCTAATTCACTGGGAGCTATCGCAGTTTCCCTAACGATGTCGTTTCTTGAGTCTTGAAACTTTCTAGGTCACTTGCTGAGTGATATACTCTGCCACCTGCGTAGTTGAGAATGGAGACGTTTCCTCTATTTTATTTCttcatttgaaaaaaataataataatagggTTAACTGCAAAATTACTCACTGATTTTGTAagtaagtttaattttaatCACTCCGtgaaaaaataacatttacTGGCCATTATTTTTGTAATTACCGACTATTTTTAACTgtcactaaacgtcattttccTACTGAATGACTCAAATCTAACTCGTTTATGAGGGTCAGAGACTAATTTAACCATtaaacatatttaatattaagatGATTATAAAAGTAGTTTTAATGATCGATGATTATTTTCCATGATTTGATCCTGGGTAGTGCGTAGGGAGAAAGATTTGGTGAGAGGCTTATTCATTTAATGTGATTTCTGAGTCTCGTGAAGATTAGTCTCATAACTGCTGACTGTggggtggagggtggtggaggagattGTATGGCGATGGTTGAGGCAATAGAAGTGGTGAAGGGAGGCAGTGGCaaagggtggtggttgtggcgatGACAGTGGTGGCAGTGGTAGTGGCGACGATGTTGTAGGCAGTAGTAGCAGTGGCGAAGGGTGGCGGCGACAGCGGGTGAGAGTGACtgtaggtggtggtggtgatgattgtagagttagtggtggtggtggaaatggcGGTAGTAGTGGTGGCGATGAAAGACTACAAGAAAACGTTTTACCAACAACTAAGAGTCGTCTGTAACTGCAAAAAAACGTGGTAACACTCGATTACTAACGACCAAGTATTCGTCGCTAAAACACTCGtccataattttttaatgacaGAACGATGTAGACCATCGATGGTTTACGGACGGCCATGACCTAGGTAAATTACTGAAGGTTAAGACCCTCTGTAAATTACTGATGGCGTAGGCTGTCGGTAAATTTAGCAAGGGATGTAACCATCGGTAATTTACTGAGGGTCTTgatcatcaatatatattagaaaagaacaacttctagcatgacgtgtcgctctcacaggccaagttagtgacgtgtcgcttccagattaattctcacataatattttacatgtaagctctttctccttggccccacttgccacatgtgccctgatttttccttaccttatttctccttaataaaaaaatacatttttaaattttagatttgattaggatttagattttttatttcttgattttatcttaatttatattattatttatttttagagtattaattattttttatggtatttttattgaattttcggatttttaattaattccggattttatgagtttttattgtgattttctagattttgatagtttttatctatatttatttagtacatttttaaattttagatttgattaggatttatgttgtttatttcatgattttatcttaatataaaatctgtgataagtgatttaaatcaataatacatcccatcagtAAAAACCttcttaaaaccctgcctacctccactatctcctccatggaattcatctcctccatgcaattttcatctcatctctccactgaacggaaccacccccacaaaatcgtctcatctctcaacggaaccattttgccatcgacttgcaatcgcatccctccgatttgctgccttggactgattgggaaggttgcagatggaggtttcaaattattttcttcctttgcttgcataatatgttatggtttttttcaattttattttactttacctttaactttcattcactcatgtttgacttcaaggtcaatttcgttcatcacttgccatgctaatttcaaattcttttcttcaggttttttttatagatatcccaccaaaagagattctttggaagccatggatggtgagtccattttatattatatatggaattttgcaatattttgatttgttttttatgttttctgattctcctttgtatgtgattctattttattcgtttttcttaatttgcaactaaaatttgtgtcctatgttataggaggtgaaacattgatctgtgtatgttttgattaacctaatcattgtcagtgaagtggattgagggagtgaaagaattgaggggagagaaaggagaagttgtagatttttttccttgcaacttttttatttggtaattttttctttttgcctgcttcttgcaccgaggaaattaattattattgttggtgcttgccgttacaactacagaactacatatcatggatgagattttactgcttatctttgttcgctcaagctatactattgaggttagacttttaaaactggtgatatcctttctaatatgctaaacgcctaaaccaatgttctaacaataaattgatttccttggcttccctggaaacatttgacatgaatttatccgtaggtacagaatgacaatgaggtgcatacctctttctgactacactctctgattctcatctagctgaagatgaaacatgattgatgactcaagatcttatcttgctctcttttcaagtaagccacgaaacatgtgagaccagtactcatggaggtttttctcagtccattatatgtatatattcaccagataagagatagagatgtgtgtttggtgttgcactactgtgatgcatatgtatatattcacgagataagagatagagatgtgtgtttggagttgcactactgtgatgcatatatagttttactgacttagttcatcaattctacatctatctatcatcattacatatattaaaagtcacttttcgaaggcaatgttagattttataattaatcattgttctactacggttcaattaatcaaactttagtgtgattggaagtcttgcttgcatgagtgtgtaattatcacattacgatttagtatcaacatatgtttttgatttggttattgtactttcaacaacagtgctacataaaacaaatagttgttttagccgttcaacaaatataatgagtctaaaatttctagaggggttttcttccattcatcttctttagtagcatgtgattagtttccccttacaaatagatctgattggttatggaaaccactggaagACCATAGtcaaaaagtggcttcaattcattctttggctttcatatctgtctgcaaatttAATTGgtatctttgcactatcatagctagattgatgttgcacatattactattatgtttggtggtctttagtctatcctactctaacatgtctatcaatatcacttcatgagttcttgattttctgttacttagaatgcagatacggctggaagctgctgatttggaagtaagtttcatttgaattagcatgagttcatattaattcatgttaaagctggacaacaatcaggaatagcacctaggattgctgttgatttggaagcaagtttcatttgattttttaattataaatatatattttaatgatttaaattcaaaatgtgataccttcttactttatgaagtgcttttttatgccagagaacaaactctggttgcagtgaaaacaaaatttgcatatgatgttaggtactgtgtggaatttgtgagtgtgtttgtggataatttataagaaaaacggtggtgatagtgaggtagagaaatctgagagagattttgatgtaaatggagatttttctttcttatgagattggacttttaacccttaggcttaattccagtttgggtccctgatgtttcacaaatgtgcggtctgcaccccctgtgtttaaaacgtgcggtcaaggtccctcaTCTATCTAAAATGTGATAACGATGTCCTTCCGTTAACTTCAGCTaggttccgtctgttgaccaaacggagatgctgacgtgtcacttatttaattggTGACGGAAATAATTTGTCACAAAATCCTTCAGCACTTACATCTCTCCCTCTCACTCTCGTGTTTTTCTTCTCTCCCTCACAATCTCACATTCATCTTCATCCAtcttttcttcctcagatctaaCATCAGCAAGATGAAAATGGTTGAAATATCATTTGCATACCATCACCCTTCGGCCATCATCCATGTTCCTCCATCCATTTTCAGTCATGTGCATCACAATGGTAAAAAAGTCATAAACTTAGTAAACATCAGATAACAAATTGGGTCTTAGCCAAGAAAAGAACATCTTGCATGCTTAAGCCCATCTTATCATATCTTCTACGTTTTTCTTCTGGAAGCTCTGGTAATTAAAGAATTTTGAATACCATCAACATATTCTTGGGAAACAATTATAGCTCTTCTTCTCATTGTAAGGAACCCAAAacgaaaaatgaaataaatcacAAATCCATAAACCCATAACCCAGAAATCCCCAGAACCAAACCCAAAAATCCCCAGAATTGAAGgcaacaaagtgaagaagaataGAGATGAGTCTTCTCCATCAGTGCCACCCTCCCGAATCTGTGGccaaaagagagaaagagaagtgaTGCAACAAGAAGCAGGGCGAGAAAACATGAGTGACCCATCATATTTTGGAGGCTTTTAGGAAATGGGTATGTGAGGAATTGACGAATCTCTGCAGAAATTGTGTGGATATAGGTGAAACCAGATCTGGTTCTTCCTCAGGCGCAAAATATGAACCTGGATCCACAATCTTGCCCTGATTTTCCCACCGACCCACGAAGCAAAAAAATCCATATCTAAAATTGATTCAGAAACGACCAGACCTTGTTCAATTACTCCTTGAAGACTTGCTTCTTTCTGGCGGTGAACCAGTTGTTGGAGACGACTTCTAACATGGAGGAAGGCTCCTTGGTGGCGGCGCCGGGGACTACCCCGCTGTGGAGGAGGAAGGAGTCGTCGGAGTGGGGGAAGGAGTGAGGGAGGTTGGAGCCTATTGGGAGGTGGTAGGTGATTTCCACGGTGAGGGTGAGCCTGTCCAtgtttgtttgtggttttcTGCTACTACTATAGGTTTGGTGTTTTAGGTGTTTGATGATGAAGTTTTTTTTACGTTAGATTACTCACTCAGATTCTGAATCAATTttgaaaggaaaaggaagaacagaTGCCATC
This is a stretch of genomic DNA from Lotus japonicus ecotype B-129 chromosome 1, LjGifu_v1.2. It encodes these proteins:
- the LOC130728165 gene encoding uncharacterized protein LOC130728165; the protein is MGGKGQRRREKNYKAAHGGYSGLPPPPVLSQLDALPSKLRQLISITRHQNGATAASELKKKDDGHAQNVDTSGQLKATQHSENGHEQLIPSSANDKKKKKRKRKEVKDLRFLAEMDKTRSQLKKKERKKKYLESKKKKHKKINEEDELDFPGHEKIKFGDVVQAPPKLAAIPRAFKNTQDAYQERLRLQAIEAYRSRNRWSSRPGSHLPPLAPTSDP